Proteins encoded by one window of Tunturibacter psychrotolerans:
- the rplK gene encoding 50S ribosomal protein L11: MAPKKITGYVKLQILAGKATPAPPVGPALGQAQVNIMEFCKQFNERTKAPDMAGLTIPVVISVYADRTFSFITKTPPAPVLLLKAAGIEKGSGTPNKEKKGKVTEKQILAIATQKMPDMNATTVEAAAKTIRGTARSMGIEVVA, translated from the coding sequence ATGGCACCGAAGAAGATCACTGGATACGTCAAGCTTCAGATCCTGGCCGGCAAGGCCACCCCTGCACCTCCGGTCGGCCCCGCGCTCGGCCAGGCTCAGGTCAACATCATGGAGTTCTGCAAGCAGTTCAACGAGCGCACCAAGGCTCCTGACATGGCCGGACTCACCATCCCCGTCGTCATCAGCGTCTACGCGGACCGCACGTTCAGCTTCATCACCAAGACGCCTCCGGCTCCGGTGCTGCTGCTCAAGGCTGCCGGCATCGAAAAGGGCTCGGGCACTCCGAACAAGGAGAAGAAGGGCAAAGTGACCGAGAAGCAGATTCTCGCCATCGCGACGCAGAAGATGCCGGACATGAACGCAACTACGGTCGAGGCTGCAGCGAAGACCATCCGTGGCACCGCCCGCTCGATGGGCATCGAAGTCGTAGCCTAA
- the nusG gene encoding transcription termination/antitermination protein NusG, whose protein sequence is MREEGITMAAEEQNPVEQNPQGDSTEQLAPPVNENFKWYIIHAYSGFERKVRESLESRITAFGLQNRIGRIMIPTEPVTELRNGKKYTIERVFLPGYVLVEMDLDNDLWHVIKNTPRVTGFLGTGDNPVALSEQEVSSILFRTETAGNKPTMKVKFDKGEQVRINEGPFANFTGAVDDINEDKQTLKVMVSIFGRSTPVEIEFSKVDKIVDE, encoded by the coding sequence ATGCGTGAAGAAGGCATAACGATGGCGGCAGAAGAGCAAAATCCGGTAGAGCAAAATCCTCAGGGAGATTCCACTGAGCAGCTCGCTCCCCCGGTCAATGAGAACTTCAAGTGGTACATCATCCACGCTTACTCGGGCTTCGAGCGCAAGGTGCGCGAGTCGCTTGAGAGCCGCATCACTGCCTTTGGCCTGCAGAACCGCATCGGTCGCATCATGATCCCGACCGAACCGGTCACCGAGCTGCGAAACGGCAAGAAGTACACCATTGAGCGGGTCTTTTTGCCTGGCTACGTTCTAGTCGAGATGGATCTCGACAACGATTTGTGGCACGTCATCAAGAACACCCCGCGCGTCACAGGCTTTTTGGGAACCGGCGACAACCCGGTTGCGCTGTCTGAGCAGGAAGTCAGCTCCATCCTCTTCCGCACCGAGACCGCAGGCAACAAGCCAACCATGAAGGTCAAGTTCGACAAGGGCGAGCAGGTCCGCATCAACGAGGGTCCTTTCGCCAACTTCACCGGCGCAGTCGACGACATCAACGAGGACAAGCAGACCCTCAAGGTCATGGTCAGCATCTTCGGTCGTTCTACCCCGGTCGAGATCGAGTTTTCCAAGGTCGACAAGATCGTCGACGAGTAG
- the secE gene encoding preprotein translocase subunit SecE, translating to MAKTIAVTEQPSTGLQQLKAQPARLGEFLKDVRSEMRKVISPSRAEVQSTTIVVLVTVFIFAAYFWLVDNIIGRAIEALLHRLTQH from the coding sequence ATGGCCAAGACAATAGCGGTAACCGAACAGCCCAGCACCGGATTGCAGCAGTTGAAGGCGCAGCCAGCACGTCTCGGCGAGTTCCTCAAGGACGTTCGCAGCGAGATGCGGAAGGTGATCTCTCCCTCGCGCGCCGAGGTGCAGTCGACCACAATCGTCGTCCTCGTCACGGTGTTCATCTTCGCCGCGTACTTCTGGCTGGTGGACAACATCATCGGACGGGCGATCGAAGCATTGCTACATCGCCTGACCCAGCACTAA
- the rpmG gene encoding 50S ribosomal protein L33 — protein sequence MREIITLQCPECKNRNYSTTKNKKTTTGRLEFSKFCNTCRKHTDHKETK from the coding sequence ATGCGCGAGATCATTACTCTGCAGTGCCCGGAGTGCAAGAACAGGAACTACTCAACCACGAAGAACAAGAAGACGACCACCGGCCGTCTCGAGTTCTCGAAGTTCTGCAATACCTGCCGCAAGCACACGGACCACAAAGAAACCAAGTAA
- the tuf gene encoding elongation factor Tu gives MGKEKFDRSKPHVNIGTIGHIDHGKTTLTAAITKVLSKHNPKNTFRSFDTIDNAPEERERGITIATSHVEYETPNRHYAHVDCPGHADYIKNMITGAAQMDGAILVVAATDGPMPQTKEHVLLARQVGVPFIVVFLNKCDAVEDEELVELVEMEVRELLSKYDYPGDDTPIIRGSALGALNGEAQWEAKIDELMAAVDKYIPQPERAVDLPFLMPIEDIFSISGRGTVVTGRIERGKVKVGEACEIVGFGDTQATVCTGVEMFKKQLDEGLAGDNAGLLLRGIAKEAVQRGMVLAKPGSIKPHTEFKGEVYVLSKEEGGRHTPFFNGYRPQFYFRTTDVTGSAKLPAGTEMCMPGDNIQLEITLHTPVAMEKGLRFAIREGGRTVGAGTISEIIK, from the coding sequence ATGGGCAAGGAAAAGTTTGACCGGTCAAAGCCGCACGTAAACATCGGGACGATCGGGCACATCGATCATGGCAAGACGACGCTGACGGCAGCGATTACGAAGGTGTTGTCGAAGCACAACCCGAAGAACACGTTCCGTTCGTTCGACACGATCGACAACGCACCTGAAGAGCGCGAGCGCGGTATTACGATTGCGACCTCGCACGTGGAGTACGAGACCCCGAACCGTCACTATGCGCACGTCGACTGCCCGGGCCACGCGGACTACATCAAGAACATGATCACCGGAGCGGCGCAGATGGACGGCGCGATCCTGGTGGTTGCCGCAACCGACGGCCCGATGCCTCAGACCAAGGAGCATGTGCTCTTGGCGCGTCAGGTTGGCGTTCCCTTCATCGTGGTGTTTTTGAACAAGTGCGATGCGGTTGAGGACGAAGAGCTGGTCGAGCTGGTGGAGATGGAAGTTCGTGAGCTGTTGTCGAAGTATGACTACCCTGGCGACGACACTCCGATCATCCGTGGCTCTGCGTTGGGCGCGCTGAACGGCGAAGCCCAGTGGGAAGCGAAGATCGACGAGTTGATGGCAGCGGTGGACAAGTACATTCCGCAGCCTGAGCGTGCGGTGGACCTGCCGTTCCTGATGCCGATCGAAGACATCTTCTCGATCTCTGGCCGTGGAACTGTGGTGACGGGCCGTATCGAGCGCGGCAAGGTGAAGGTCGGCGAGGCCTGCGAGATCGTGGGTTTTGGCGACACGCAAGCAACGGTCTGCACCGGCGTCGAGATGTTCAAGAAGCAGCTGGACGAGGGTCTGGCGGGCGACAACGCTGGTCTTCTTCTGCGCGGTATCGCGAAGGAAGCGGTTCAGCGCGGCATGGTTCTAGCCAAGCCTGGTTCGATCAAGCCGCACACCGAATTCAAGGGCGAGGTCTACGTGCTCTCGAAGGAAGAGGGCGGACGTCACACCCCGTTCTTCAACGGCTACCGTCCCCAGTTCTACTTCCGTACGACGGACGTGACCGGATCGGCGAAGCTTCCTGCGGGCACCGAGATGTGCATGCCTGGCGACAACATCCAGCTGGAGATCACGCTGCATACGCCGGTCGCGATGGAGAAGGGTCTGCGCTTCGCTATCCGCGAAGGCGGACGCACCGTCGGAGCAGGCACCATCAGCGAGATCATCAAGTAA
- a CDS encoding histidine phosphatase family protein — MMNDDTAQQPTRILLIRHGQSVANAGGTPPDHITNPLTELGHAQAKAFADGFSCEPTVFLISPYTRAQQTSVPLRQRYPEVPIEEWPIYEFNYLEPGRLKNTSEEQQMPHILKFWKQDDPAHSDGPGAESFSVFLGRVRDVIKRLTQLKSDGCIVVFTHGFFMQAVRILLLFPTATDQQLISNFRRFHFVHFIENLEAVELEAVNGQLRMVGQQHLTTFTLQGESSHA, encoded by the coding sequence ATGATGAACGACGATACCGCGCAGCAACCGACCAGGATTCTCCTCATTCGCCACGGCCAGAGCGTCGCAAACGCAGGTGGCACGCCCCCAGACCACATCACCAATCCACTGACTGAACTTGGTCACGCGCAGGCAAAGGCGTTCGCGGATGGATTTTCCTGCGAACCTACAGTGTTCCTCATCTCGCCCTATACCCGCGCACAGCAAACCTCAGTGCCCCTCCGTCAGCGCTATCCGGAAGTGCCGATCGAGGAGTGGCCCATCTATGAGTTCAACTATCTGGAGCCTGGGCGGCTCAAAAACACCAGCGAAGAACAGCAGATGCCGCACATTCTAAAGTTCTGGAAGCAAGACGACCCCGCTCACTCCGATGGCCCGGGCGCTGAGTCATTCAGCGTCTTCCTAGGACGCGTTCGCGACGTGATCAAGCGGTTGACTCAATTGAAATCTGACGGATGTATCGTCGTCTTCACGCACGGCTTCTTTATGCAGGCAGTTCGTATCCTCTTGCTGTTCCCCACCGCGACCGATCAGCAGCTGATCTCAAACTTTCGACGCTTTCATTTCGTCCACTTCATAGAAAACCTCGAAGCGGTTGAGCTCGAGGCCGTCAACGGTCAACTTCGAATGGTTGGGCAGCAGCATCTAACAACTTTTACGCTCCAAGGAGAATCGTCTCATGCATAG
- a CDS encoding PQQ-dependent sugar dehydrogenase — protein MHSSTPSALRVLALASVASILPLSAFAQSDAVITGKAAFADYTQEHPGVRRKITLADLPEPKEDESVDNGPSVVPRPEGALPVAPAGFKVEMYAQGFTEPRLIRTAPNGDLFLADSKAGQVKVLRGVGSDGKATTTEVFATGLDHPFGIAFYPLGEHSKWVYVANTTSVVRFAYKEGDLKASAAPEVIVPVLPGYAQLRGGGHWTRDVAFSQDGKRMFISVGSASNADDPDTHPNEFRRADVLEFSPEGKFVKIFASGIRNCVGEAINPTTGQLWCSTNERDRLGDNLVPDYITSVKEDGFYGWPWFYMGGHQDPRLAGTHPELKDKVITPDVILQSHFASLELAFYTGKQFPSTYDGDGFAAEHGSWNRAHRSGYEVIRIPMQDGHATGEYEDFLTGFVTSDGKVWGRPVGVTVAKDGSLFVTDDGSKTIWHVSYTGK, from the coding sequence ATGCATAGCTCTACTCCCTCCGCTCTTCGAGTCCTGGCTCTGGCCTCTGTGGCGTCGATACTGCCGCTCTCTGCCTTCGCGCAATCCGACGCAGTCATCACCGGGAAGGCCGCCTTCGCCGACTACACGCAGGAGCACCCCGGCGTCCGCCGCAAGATCACCCTTGCCGACCTGCCCGAGCCAAAGGAAGACGAGTCGGTCGACAATGGTCCCAGCGTCGTTCCGCGGCCTGAGGGCGCGCTGCCCGTAGCGCCCGCAGGCTTCAAGGTTGAGATGTACGCGCAGGGTTTCACGGAGCCACGTCTGATCCGCACCGCACCCAACGGCGATCTTTTTCTCGCAGACAGCAAAGCCGGCCAGGTGAAGGTACTGCGAGGCGTCGGATCTGATGGCAAAGCGACAACGACTGAGGTCTTCGCGACAGGACTCGACCACCCCTTCGGCATCGCCTTCTATCCGCTCGGCGAGCATTCGAAGTGGGTTTACGTCGCGAACACGACCAGCGTCGTCCGCTTCGCTTACAAGGAAGGCGACCTGAAGGCCAGTGCCGCACCTGAGGTGATTGTGCCGGTGCTGCCCGGATATGCTCAGCTTCGCGGTGGTGGCCACTGGACGCGTGACGTCGCATTCTCCCAGGACGGCAAGCGGATGTTCATCTCCGTCGGTTCAGCCTCAAACGCCGACGATCCCGACACTCACCCCAACGAATTCCGCCGCGCCGACGTTCTTGAGTTTTCTCCTGAGGGCAAGTTCGTGAAGATCTTCGCGAGCGGCATTCGCAACTGCGTCGGCGAAGCAATCAACCCCACGACCGGCCAGCTCTGGTGCTCCACCAACGAACGTGACCGCCTTGGCGACAACCTCGTCCCCGACTACATCACCAGCGTGAAGGAGGACGGATTCTACGGCTGGCCCTGGTTCTACATGGGCGGCCACCAGGACCCACGCCTGGCAGGCACTCACCCGGAGCTGAAGGACAAAGTCATCACCCCGGACGTCATCCTACAGTCGCACTTTGCGTCGCTCGAGCTCGCCTTCTACACCGGCAAGCAGTTCCCCTCCACCTACGACGGTGACGGTTTCGCAGCCGAGCACGGCTCCTGGAACCGCGCCCACCGCTCCGGCTATGAAGTCATCCGCATCCCCATGCAGGACGGCCATGCAACCGGAGAGTACGAGGACTTCCTCACCGGCTTTGTTACCTCAGACGGAAAGGTCTGGGGACGGCCTGTGGGCGTGACCGTGGCGAAAGATGGTTCGCTCTTCGTCACCGACGACGGTTCAAAGACGATCTGGCACGTCAGCTACACCGGCAAATAG
- a CDS encoding HD-GYP domain-containing protein, whose translation MTQTSAAFRRDTQSLDGSISLSEIISALSYALDLTEGAVHGHALRSCLLGMRIAQEAKLPSEQTSSLYFALLLKDIGCSRSVGRMSKMHGAEDRPAKAGLESEDWTRAHKPSLSTLKLLWSNVLPETGYLGRAARFVRSGVTHHQNISALSSLRDDRGAAILSKLGMDQIAADAVRSVKERWDGSGHPDSLKGEQIPLLARICSVAQHLDFTSATDGMQSAIDTLEQRSGTWFDPELVRMTRSLHRRGTLWNNCSPDNAEQDTRQAVLDLDSGRRHQLEPNQIDRICEAFADVVDAKSHFTYSHSQGVADAAFGIAQAMGLSRDRAQLVRRAALLHDIGKLGVANTILDKKSQLSPEEWKTVYEHPRITRRILERIAPFREMAVIAGEHHEKLDGSGYPDHLKAPDLSIESRIVAVADVYAALSEDRPYRAGIELDETMSIMSKLIPRQLDESCFEALVSVVSGQQEAISAPTVLIVGSPMGYPFKNAGFKNTAFESAL comes from the coding sequence ATGACTCAAACCTCGGCTGCTTTTCGACGTGACACGCAGAGCCTCGACGGATCCATCTCACTGTCGGAGATTATTTCGGCACTCTCCTATGCGCTGGACCTGACCGAAGGCGCAGTGCATGGGCACGCTCTGCGCAGCTGCCTGCTGGGCATGCGCATCGCCCAAGAGGCGAAGCTGCCGTCGGAACAGACCAGCAGCCTCTACTTTGCGCTCCTGCTCAAAGACATCGGTTGCAGCCGCAGCGTCGGCCGCATGAGCAAGATGCACGGCGCAGAAGACCGCCCCGCAAAGGCGGGTTTGGAATCAGAAGATTGGACCAGGGCGCATAAGCCGAGTCTTTCTACTTTGAAGCTGCTCTGGAGCAATGTTCTTCCTGAAACTGGATACCTGGGCAGGGCCGCTCGATTTGTCAGGAGCGGGGTGACGCATCACCAGAACATTTCTGCACTGAGCAGCCTCCGCGATGATCGTGGAGCCGCCATTCTCAGCAAGCTAGGCATGGATCAGATTGCGGCCGACGCCGTACGCAGCGTAAAAGAGCGCTGGGATGGAAGCGGTCATCCGGACAGTCTTAAGGGAGAGCAGATTCCGCTGCTGGCCCGTATCTGCTCCGTGGCACAACATCTGGACTTCACCTCCGCAACGGATGGGATGCAGAGCGCGATCGACACACTCGAACAGCGCAGCGGCACCTGGTTCGATCCGGAGCTCGTCCGGATGACTCGTTCCTTGCACCGTCGCGGGACTCTATGGAACAACTGCTCTCCTGATAACGCCGAGCAGGATACGCGACAGGCTGTTCTCGACCTGGATTCAGGTAGGCGGCATCAGCTGGAACCAAATCAGATCGATCGCATCTGTGAGGCATTCGCGGATGTGGTCGATGCCAAGTCTCACTTCACTTATAGTCACTCGCAGGGGGTTGCGGACGCCGCCTTCGGCATCGCACAGGCTATGGGACTCTCTCGAGATCGCGCGCAGCTGGTTCGCAGAGCCGCGCTGCTGCACGACATCGGCAAGCTGGGTGTAGCGAATACCATCCTCGACAAGAAAAGCCAGTTGAGTCCGGAGGAGTGGAAGACAGTCTACGAGCATCCACGCATCACTCGACGCATCCTGGAGCGGATTGCACCCTTTCGCGAGATGGCTGTCATTGCAGGCGAGCACCATGAGAAGTTGGATGGCTCGGGCTATCCTGACCATCTGAAGGCGCCTGATCTCTCGATCGAGTCGCGCATCGTTGCCGTTGCGGATGTATACGCGGCGCTCTCGGAGGATCGTCCGTATCGCGCAGGCATCGAGCTTGATGAGACGATGTCAATCATGTCGAAGCTGATCCCAAGGCAGCTCGATGAAAGCTGCTTCGAGGCGCTGGTTTCAGTGGTCTCGGGTCAACAAGAGGCCATCTCTGCGCCAACGGTGTTAATTGTGGGTTCGCCGATGGGCTACCCGTTCAAAAATGCGGGCTTCAAAAACACAGCTTTTGAGAGCGCCCTCTGA
- a CDS encoding M23 family metallopeptidase has translation MKKRYYIMLVSRDEDGSLNKVPVPLHYAYMFVAAAVIGMFTITGLAGSYSRMLIKTARFNQLREDHNSLQKDYAHLEKAAHEKDIQAASLGSLASEVSVLYGLTASKLASPMGRLTDKHHAKSSGVAEAIATTPLTGTSDSSDNSEQGYYKSIDAFYSLRTSAMSGTATRAISSLNGPGYLSTDLLGAGSLEVASYVPTLWPIMGPITSSFGQREDPILGNGEGEFHTGIDISAPNGVPIRATGDGIVQLAEMSNGYGREVVIDHGHGVETVYGHMSGFACIAGQTVVRGQVIGYVGHSGRTTGSHLHYEVRIRNTPVNPHKYLRTTLADLGTEIAKGQ, from the coding sequence CTGAAAAAACGTTACTACATCATGCTCGTCAGCCGTGACGAAGACGGCAGCCTGAATAAGGTTCCGGTCCCCTTACATTACGCATATATGTTTGTGGCAGCCGCGGTTATCGGCATGTTTACCATTACCGGCCTGGCTGGTTCTTATTCACGGATGCTGATCAAAACCGCCCGGTTCAACCAATTGCGCGAAGACCACAACTCGCTTCAGAAGGACTATGCCCACCTTGAGAAGGCTGCGCATGAGAAAGACATTCAAGCAGCTTCGTTGGGTTCTCTGGCAAGCGAAGTTTCCGTTCTGTACGGTCTGACGGCGAGCAAACTTGCTTCGCCCATGGGCAGGCTCACCGACAAGCATCACGCCAAATCTTCGGGAGTAGCCGAAGCGATCGCGACAACGCCGCTCACTGGGACCTCCGACTCGTCGGATAACTCGGAGCAGGGCTACTACAAATCCATCGACGCCTTCTACTCGCTTCGCACGTCCGCGATGAGCGGTACGGCTACTCGGGCGATCTCGAGTCTCAATGGCCCGGGCTATCTCTCCACCGATCTGCTGGGAGCTGGCAGTCTGGAAGTTGCGTCGTATGTTCCGACCCTGTGGCCGATCATGGGGCCCATCACCAGCAGCTTTGGCCAGCGCGAAGATCCGATCCTGGGTAACGGCGAAGGCGAGTTCCACACCGGAATCGACATTAGCGCGCCGAATGGAGTACCAATCCGTGCAACAGGCGACGGCATTGTTCAGCTCGCTGAGATGTCCAACGGCTATGGCCGAGAGGTCGTCATCGACCATGGGCACGGAGTCGAGACGGTCTACGGACACATGTCCGGCTTCGCGTGCATCGCAGGGCAGACGGTGGTCCGCGGTCAGGTGATCGGCTACGTCGGCCACAGTGGACGCACGACCGGCTCACATCTGCACTACGAGGTCCGTATCAGGAATACGCCGGTCAATCCCCACAAATATCTGCGGACGACGCTGGCGGACCTAGGCACTGAGATAGCTAAGGGCCAGTAG
- the thiL gene encoding thiamine-phosphate kinase, with product MKKRSLPSGELGLIEQIQRDFATNSSAVKLGIGDDCAILRPPAGCEVLVTTDFTLEGRHFRRDAHPPESVGHRCLARGLSDLAAMGATPLAAFLSLALPSSMLTKAEGRTWIAKFFSGLRALAELHSVPLAGGDTSESPGGKNALILADIVLIGYAPKGKALRRSGAFPGDALYVTGQLGGAAAELAGMLGRRKRIASVKTTEDHPHMFPEPRLDVAEALLRRGVATACIDISDGLSTDLAHLCRASGVNAEIEQEALPIHPLAARLGAKSALHAALHGGEDYELLFTAPASARMPTSLAGVPLTRIGTLKARRTSQPLMTLLVPDSGPEELKQGGWEHFAKPSRNAKKKAR from the coding sequence ATGAAAAAGCGCTCGCTACCCTCCGGAGAATTAGGACTCATCGAGCAAATCCAGCGCGACTTCGCCACGAACAGCAGCGCGGTAAAGCTCGGCATCGGCGACGATTGCGCAATCCTTCGCCCTCCCGCCGGATGCGAAGTACTTGTCACCACGGACTTTACGCTAGAGGGTCGACACTTCCGCCGCGACGCCCACCCGCCCGAGTCGGTAGGCCATCGCTGCCTGGCACGTGGCCTGAGCGACCTTGCTGCAATGGGCGCGACCCCACTCGCTGCCTTCCTCTCCCTTGCGCTTCCCTCCTCCATGCTTACTAAAGCTGAGGGCCGGACTTGGATAGCGAAATTCTTCAGCGGCCTCCGCGCACTGGCTGAGTTGCACAGCGTGCCTCTTGCGGGCGGAGACACCTCGGAGTCGCCCGGCGGCAAGAATGCCCTTATCCTGGCTGACATTGTTCTCATCGGATATGCCCCAAAGGGTAAGGCCCTGCGACGCTCGGGAGCCTTTCCCGGAGATGCTCTGTACGTGACCGGCCAACTAGGCGGTGCCGCGGCAGAGTTAGCCGGAATGCTTGGCCGAAGAAAACGTATCGCCAGCGTAAAAACCACCGAAGACCATCCGCACATGTTTCCCGAACCACGTCTGGATGTCGCCGAAGCCCTTCTGCGGCGAGGCGTTGCCACCGCATGCATCGATATCAGCGACGGCCTTTCAACCGACCTGGCTCACCTCTGCCGCGCCTCCGGAGTGAATGCAGAGATCGAGCAGGAGGCGCTGCCCATCCATCCGCTCGCCGCCAGGCTCGGTGCCAAATCTGCCCTGCATGCCGCCTTGCACGGCGGTGAGGACTACGAGTTACTCTTCACCGCGCCCGCCTCGGCACGGATGCCAACCTCGCTCGCAGGGGTGCCGCTAACACGAATTGGAACCCTCAAGGCTCGTCGTACCAGTCAGCCTCTCATGACGCTTTTAGTGCCAGACAGCGGCCCTGAAGAGTTGAAGCAAGGCGGATGGGAGCACTTCGCCAAACCATCCCGCAACGCGAAAAAGAAAGCACGCTGA
- a CDS encoding cystathionine gamma-lyase has product MRDATKIIRSTLSRTVPGEPLSAGPVFAAPYHTPGDSSDTPYTYARSHNPTWTALEKAIGQMESGQFASGESYTASALVFASGMAACAAVFGTVLRPGDVVVLPSNAYYTARNLLQEHFAPIGVTLRMSPTAGNAQAELLEGARLLWIESPSNPGMEICDIALLSEAAHRAGALVAVDNTTPTPLGQLPLALGADFSVASDSKSMTGHSDLLLGHVAVRDPKLHAKIDQWRTLTGAALGPMEAWLALRSIATLPLRLERSCENAQRIAEFLTTRKEVTSVLYPGLPSHPGHELAKQQMRYFGPVLSFVLQDKTAAETFLSRSMLLTDATSFGGVTTTAERRAKWGGDVVPDGFIRMSVGCEAIEDLIEDIAQALDAVR; this is encoded by the coding sequence ATGCGCGACGCCACAAAAATCATTCGTTCCACACTGAGCCGAACCGTACCTGGCGAGCCGCTGAGTGCGGGGCCTGTCTTCGCCGCGCCGTACCATACGCCGGGCGATTCATCGGACACTCCCTACACCTACGCGCGCTCACACAATCCAACCTGGACCGCTCTTGAGAAGGCCATCGGCCAGATGGAGTCCGGGCAGTTCGCCTCAGGCGAAAGCTACACGGCAAGCGCGCTTGTCTTCGCCTCCGGCATGGCCGCGTGTGCTGCGGTGTTTGGAACGGTCCTTCGACCAGGCGATGTGGTCGTTCTCCCTTCGAACGCCTACTACACCGCTCGCAATCTGCTGCAAGAACACTTCGCTCCCATAGGCGTCACGCTGCGTATGTCGCCCACCGCCGGAAACGCACAGGCCGAGCTACTGGAGGGCGCGCGGCTACTGTGGATCGAGTCGCCCAGCAATCCCGGGATGGAGATCTGCGACATCGCCCTGTTGAGCGAAGCGGCGCACCGTGCAGGCGCTCTGGTCGCGGTAGACAACACCACACCAACGCCCTTGGGGCAGCTTCCACTCGCGCTCGGTGCAGACTTTTCCGTCGCCTCAGATTCGAAATCGATGACCGGCCACAGCGACCTTCTCTTAGGTCACGTCGCAGTGCGCGATCCGAAGCTCCATGCAAAGATCGACCAGTGGCGCACCCTGACCGGCGCAGCCCTGGGCCCGATGGAAGCATGGCTCGCACTGCGTTCAATCGCGACACTCCCTCTGCGCCTCGAGCGCTCCTGCGAGAACGCGCAACGCATCGCCGAATTTCTCACGACGAGGAAAGAAGTAACAAGCGTGCTGTACCCCGGCCTGCCGTCGCATCCGGGCCACGAGCTCGCGAAGCAACAGATGCGCTACTTCGGACCAGTGTTGAGCTTTGTCCTGCAAGATAAAACCGCCGCGGAAACCTTTCTCTCCAGGTCGATGTTGCTAACCGACGCGACCAGCTTCGGCGGTGTGACGACAACAGCAGAACGTAGAGCGAAGTGGGGTGGGGACGTGGTCCCCGATGGTTTTATCCGCATGAGCGTCGGCTGCGAAGCCATCGAGGACCTCATCGAAGATATAGCGCAGGCACTGGACGCGGTCCGATGA
- the rsmD gene encoding 16S rRNA (guanine(966)-N(2))-methyltransferase RsmD — translation MMKMRIIAGIYRSRQLAAPRGLQTRPTSDRLRETIFNILAPRVEGCRFVDLYAGTGAVGIEAISRGAEHVWFAENAEPALVSLRDNLAALKISRGFTLEDLGVGAILQRLGKLTQPVDVVYLDPPYEAEDEYSGTLNFFGSVRGRAILSANALVIAEHSSKAKLAERYGVLEHTRLLKQGDAALSFFAPAAAEKTRPPDGGQ, via the coding sequence ATGATGAAGATGCGCATCATTGCAGGTATTTACCGGTCTCGCCAACTCGCTGCTCCCCGTGGTCTACAAACTCGTCCCACCAGTGATCGGCTACGCGAGACGATCTTTAATATTCTTGCGCCGCGCGTTGAAGGTTGCCGCTTTGTCGATCTCTACGCCGGGACAGGGGCGGTTGGAATCGAAGCGATTAGCCGGGGGGCGGAGCATGTTTGGTTTGCGGAAAATGCTGAACCCGCATTGGTTTCGCTGCGAGACAATCTTGCTGCTCTGAAGATCAGTCGCGGCTTCACCCTGGAGGACCTCGGCGTCGGTGCGATATTGCAGCGTCTTGGCAAGCTGACGCAGCCGGTTGATGTCGTTTATCTCGATCCGCCGTACGAGGCCGAGGACGAATACTCGGGGACGCTCAATTTTTTTGGAAGTGTGCGAGGCCGTGCGATCTTGAGCGCAAATGCTCTGGTTATCGCCGAACACAGTAGCAAGGCGAAGCTGGCGGAGCGCTACGGCGTGCTCGAACATACTCGGCTTTTGAAGCAGGGCGATGCTGCTCTTAGCTTTTTTGCCCCTGCGGCGGCTGAGAAAACCCGCCCCCCTGATGGTGGCCAGTAA